The proteins below are encoded in one region of Sulfitobacter sp. SK012:
- a CDS encoding response regulator, with protein MRRRDNDITATCLIVEDSIVDQKMMARAISRTNSNIRVEVAATLNAARQVLRSDTISMILLDNNLPYGFGANFALELASDRQLSRIPVIMFGDWPSPFMW; from the coding sequence ATGCGCAGACGCGACAACGATATCACTGCAACCTGCCTGATTGTCGAAGACAGCATTGTTGACCAGAAAATGATGGCACGGGCCATTTCCAGAACCAATTCGAACATTCGTGTTGAGGTGGCCGCTACGTTGAACGCTGCCCGTCAGGTTTTGCGGAGCGACACCATATCCATGATCCTTCTGGACAATAACCTACCCTATGGTTTCGGGGCAAATTTTGCGCTGGAACTTGCATCAGATCGACAATTGTCACGCATCCCAGTGATCATGTTCGGCGACTGGCCATCGCCTTTTATGTGGTAA